From a region of the Hemibagrus wyckioides isolate EC202008001 linkage group LG14, SWU_Hwy_1.0, whole genome shotgun sequence genome:
- the bltp3b gene encoding UHRF1-binding protein 1-like isoform X2, producing the protein MAGLIKKQILKHLSRFAKNLSPDKINLSTLKGEGQLTNLELDEEVLQNMLDLPTWLAINKVFCNKAAIRIPWTKLKTNPITLSLDKVVMEMSTCDEPRPPNGPSPIAIASGQSEYGFAEKVVEGISLSVNSIIIRISAKAFNASFELSQLQVYSVNTSWVTSDLRYTRIQDPARGEILTFKEVSWQMIRIEADAIQSSEHEVLSAPIRLITNQSKIRVTLKRRMKDCHVVASKLILILDDLLWVLTDSQLKAMVQYAKSLSEAMEKSALQRKSMASDSSQATMAPVSTQQVHTQQTSAASDPSASMAHLFNAFNVCETSHHLQITHLDLHICDDIHAKDRGIDKRIQGGAMQLSFSSITIDYYPFHRAGETCQHWMHYSDATKARETWARALLEEYRSNMEMLKNAISGQSQSSPQHGKISTSTSTSFSQPPSPRSQLMSSSIVLRMADFSIFQVSTADQRRTTPKAMISCNKKTLYLPQEMPAIHLEFTEYYFPDGKDYPIGDSW; encoded by the exons gtTTGCTAAGAACCTGTCCCCAGATAAGATCAACTTGAGCACGTTGAAAGGGGAGGGTCAGCTGACCAATCTGGAGCTGGATGAGGAGGTTCTGCAGAACATGCTGGATCTGCCCACATGGCTGGCCATCAACAAGGTCTTCTGCAACAAGGCTGCAATTCGG aTCCCATGGACAAAGCTGAAAACAAATCCTATAACTCTG TCACTGGATAAAGTTGTGATGGAAATGAGCACTTGTGATGAGCCTCGCCCACCCAATGGACCCTCTCCTATAGCAATAGCCTCGGGTCAAAG CGAGTATGGTTTTGCTGAGAAGGTAGTAGAGGGCATTTCTCTGTCTGTGAATTCGATCATTATCCGGATCAGTGCCAAGGCCTTCAATGCATCGTTTGAGCTTTCTCAGCTGCAGGTCTACAGTGTTAACACCAGCTGGGTGACCAGCGACCTGCGCTACACACGCATTCAGGACCCTGCTCGTGGAGAG aTCCTGACCTTCAAGGAGGTTAGCTGGCAGATGATCCGGATTGAGGCTGACGCCATCCAGAGCTCTGAACACGAGGTGCTCAGTGCTCCTATCCGTCTCATCACCAATCAGTCTAAAATCAGAGTCACACTTAAGAGGAGG ATGAAGGACTGCCATGTTGTGGCATCTAAATTGATCCTGATCCTGGATGACCTGCTGTGGGTGCTGACGGACTCGCAGCTCAAAGCCATGGTGCAGTACGCCAAGTCTCTGAGTGAGGCCATGGAGAAATCTGCGCTGCAGAGGAAGAGCATGGCATCCGACTCTTCTCAG gcAACAATGGCACCGGTCTCTACACAGCAGGTACATACACAGCAGACCTCAGCTGCATCTGACCCAAGTGCCTCTATGGCTCACCTCTTCAATGCCTTCAATGTGTGTGAAACATCCCACCACCTGCAGATTACACACCTCGACTTGCACATCTGTGATGACATTCATGCCAAGGACAGAG GGATTGATAAGAGGATCCAAGGTGGGGCCATGCAGCTCTCTTTCAGTTCCATTACCATAGACTACTATCCATTCCACAGAGCAG gtgagacCTGTCAGCACTGGATGCACTACAGCGATGCCACAAAGGCTCGTGAAACCTGGGCTCGTGCTCTGCTAGAAGAATATAGGTCTAACATGGAAATGCTCAAAAATGCCATCAGTGGACAATCCCAGTCCTCCCCTCAACATG GCAAAATCTCTACCAGCACTAGTACTTCCTTCTCCCAACCACCCAGCCCCAGGTCCCAGCTCATGTCTAGCTCCATTGTGTTGCGCATGGCCGACTTCAGTATTTTCCAG GTGTCAACAGCAGATCAGCGGCGCACCACTCCTAAGGCTATGATATCCTGTAATAAAAAGACCCTGTACCTACCACAGGAGATGCCTGCTATCCATCTGGAATTCACAGAGTATTACTTCCCTGATGGAAAGGACTACCCAA TTGGTGATTCCTGGTGA